The segment GGTGTGCACCGGTTGATTTATCTGAGCAGCGCGTTGGTCCACGGGCCGACGCCGCCGGCCGGCGCCGACGAAACGTCGCCGCTCGCTCCGCATCAGCCGCTCGAGCTGGGCCGCGCCCGCGTTCGCGCCGAGCAGAAGTTCTTCGCGGAGTGTCAGCGCCAGGGCTTGGTCGGCTTCGCGTTGCGCCCCGGCTGGATCTACGGCCCGCGCTCGCCCTGGTTCGGCGAGATCGCCGCGGATCTGATCGCCGGTCGGGCCTGGCTCTACGAAGGCGGACGCAATCACTGCAACGCCACTTACGTCGACAACGTGGTGCACGCGATCACGTGTTGCCTGCAAGCACCCGACAACGCCGCGGGGCCCTATCTTATCGGCGATGGCGAGCCTTTGCTCTGGGAACGACTCTATCGCGAACTCGCCGCACAGCTCGACGTGCCGTGGTCGACCGTGCAGCAGATTTCCCAATTGCCCGCCTTCAAGCGCAGCTGGCGCGATCGCGCCGGGCAGGCGGCGGCCCACCCATTCCTGCAGCGTTTGCTGCCGCTCGTGCCGCATCGGTTGAAGCGAGGCGCCAAGGCCGTGATCGATGCCGGTGCGCCCCGGTCGGATTCGTGGTCGCTGCCGAACGGCCCGCGGCCGCACATCACCCAGGAAATGGCCCTGGCTCAGCAGTGCACCTGGTCGCTTTCGCATCGCCGCGCCACCGAGCAGCTCGATTACCACCCGATCGTCACCTACCCCGAAGGCTTGGAGCGAAGCGTGGCGTGGTGGCGCTTCGCCCAGGGCGAATTCTCCCTCGCCGCATGAATCCACGCGCCGCGTCGGCCCGTCGGCGCGGCAACCCCCTCCTCCCATGTCGCTGGCCCTGCTCATCCTCGCCCACAAAAACCCGCACCAAGTCGCGCGGCTGTTCCGCGCCGTCTACCGGCCCGTCGACGTCGTCGTGCTCCACTTCGACCGTCGGTCCAGCCGTGAGCTGCACCAACTCGGG is part of the Opitutus terrae PB90-1 genome and harbors:
- a CDS encoding NAD-dependent epimerase/dehydratase family protein; translated protein: MKLAIVGASSAVGARATERFHLVDGHEVLALVRAPAGLALPSRFNLETRLADPLDTDAMARAFSGCAAVLHTANGDPAQLERMPAALCLAARAAGVHRLIYLSSALVHGPTPPAGADETSPLAPHQPLELGRARVRAEQKFFAECQRQGLVGFALRPGWIYGPRSPWFGEIAADLIAGRAWLYEGGRNHCNATYVDNVVHAITCCLQAPDNAAGPYLIGDGEPLLWERLYRELAAQLDVPWSTVQQISQLPAFKRSWRDRAGQAAAHPFLQRLLPLVPHRLKRGAKAVIDAGAPRSDSWSLPNGPRPHITQEMALAQQCTWSLSHRRATEQLDYHPIVTYPEGLERSVAWWRFAQGEFSLAA